A part of Candidatus Moraniibacteriota bacterium genomic DNA contains:
- a CDS encoding SPFH domain-containing protein, with product MDPITTFLIIVGVIVLVSIRQINQYERGVKFTIGKFSGMMNPGWRLVVPVFQSYQKVDMRIRAVDVPDQEAITKDNISVTVNAVIYYKISHAEKAIIEVENFFYAVSQLAQTTMRNVVGEVDLDELLSNRDAIAEKIRMIVDKATDAWGVKVESVELKDVTLPEEMKRVIGKQAEAERERRAVIIKAEGEVVAAENISKAAGILSKHDGSLHLRTLHSLNDLSSDQSNTVIFAIPIEVLRAFERFGRSKE from the coding sequence ATGGATCCAATTACCACATTTTTGATTATCGTTGGTGTTATCGTGCTGGTCTCGATTCGACAGATCAATCAGTATGAGCGCGGAGTGAAATTTACCATCGGCAAATTTTCCGGCATGATGAATCCCGGGTGGCGATTGGTTGTGCCTGTTTTCCAGTCGTATCAGAAAGTAGACATGCGTATTCGAGCGGTTGATGTACCGGATCAGGAGGCGATTACGAAGGATAATATTTCCGTCACGGTAAACGCGGTCATTTATTACAAAATTTCCCATGCCGAGAAAGCAATTATAGAAGTGGAGAATTTCTTCTACGCGGTTTCTCAGTTGGCACAGACGACGATGCGAAATGTTGTCGGTGAGGTGGACTTGGATGAGCTTCTTTCAAATCGTGATGCGATTGCAGAGAAAATTCGCATGATTGTCGACAAGGCGACAGATGCCTGGGGTGTCAAAGTGGAATCGGTAGAACTCAAAGACGTCACGCTTCCGGAAGAAATGAAGCGCGTTATCGGCAAACAAGCGGAGGCTGAACGTGAACGGCGCGCGGTTATTATAAAAGCAGAGGGCGAGGTCGTTGCTGCAGAGAATATCTCCAAGGCAGCGGGTATTCTTTCGAAGCATGACGGATCGCTTCATCTGCGGACGCTTCACTCGCTCAATGATCTCTCCTCCGACCAATCAAATACCGTTATCTTTGCTATCCCAATTGAAGTGCTTCGCGCCTTCGAACGCTTCGGAAGAAGCAAAGAGTAA
- a CDS encoding undecaprenyl-diphosphate phosphatase: MDTSIAHALLLGIVQGLSEFLPISSSGHLVILPWIFDFSDPGLSFDVALHAGTLIAVLGYFWRDWCNIFHLRDDMPQYRSVPNLLLFLVAATVPGAIAGALLEKQAETVFRDPLLIATTLFTFGALLLLADKRGSKVRSVEKITLRDALAIGCAQALAIVPGVSRSGITITAALARGIDRASAARFSFLLSTPIICAALLANARALFAAGITLPFIVGVLSSAVSGYFAIASLIRFVERASYRVFFWYRAAIALIIVSFIFLHV; this comes from the coding sequence ATGGATACAAGTATCGCTCATGCACTGCTTCTTGGAATCGTGCAGGGGCTTTCGGAATTTCTGCCCATATCGAGTTCGGGGCATCTGGTTATTCTCCCGTGGATTTTTGACTTCTCAGATCCCGGGCTCTCTTTCGATGTGGCGCTTCATGCAGGGACGCTCATCGCGGTTCTCGGATACTTTTGGCGCGATTGGTGTAACATCTTTCATCTTCGAGATGATATGCCGCAGTATCGCAGCGTGCCGAACTTATTACTCTTCTTGGTCGCAGCAACGGTTCCCGGAGCAATAGCGGGTGCACTTCTTGAAAAGCAAGCAGAGACTGTCTTTCGCGATCCACTTCTTATTGCGACGACGCTGTTCACCTTTGGTGCATTGCTTCTCTTGGCCGACAAACGGGGAAGCAAGGTGCGCTCTGTGGAGAAGATTACTTTGCGAGACGCGCTTGCTATCGGGTGTGCTCAGGCGCTCGCCATTGTGCCGGGTGTTTCGCGCTCGGGCATTACCATTACGGCGGCGCTTGCTCGTGGTATTGATCGCGCTTCGGCTGCTCGATTTTCCTTCCTACTCTCGACGCCGATTATTTGCGCAGCCCTCCTCGCAAATGCACGAGCGCTTTTTGCTGCCGGCATTACACTTCCATTTATTGTGGGCGTGCTGTCATCGGCAGTCTCCGGATATTTTGCCATAGCCTCTCTCATACGATTTGTTGAACGAGCAAGTTACCGCGTATTTTTCTGGTATCGTGCGGCGATTGCGCTCATTATTGTTTCTTTTATCTTTCTGCACGTATGA
- a CDS encoding response regulator, producing MERTFKMLLVDDDTDTRSLYAEVFQAAGFEVREAKDGLEGLEMATSDRPDVVFTGIIMPRMDGFALTEALRSNVVTSSIPIAFSSHLGRQEDQQRAKELGVDEFIVRDVVTPNEAVARIQSLVSHSEYMIAFDIRALDAQKLAADLRLNPNFLCSENGGRQFALRLKVKNTSTRTFEAEFVCIP from the coding sequence ATGGAACGAACATTTAAGATGTTGCTCGTGGATGATGATACAGATACGCGGAGCTTGTATGCTGAAGTGTTTCAGGCAGCTGGTTTCGAAGTCCGAGAGGCAAAGGATGGACTTGAAGGACTCGAGATGGCAACATCTGATCGTCCGGATGTGGTTTTCACGGGTATCATTATGCCACGAATGGATGGTTTTGCACTCACAGAGGCATTGCGAAGCAATGTGGTCACTTCGTCGATTCCCATTGCTTTCTCCTCACACTTAGGGCGACAAGAAGATCAGCAGCGAGCCAAGGAACTTGGTGTTGATGAGTTTATCGTCCGAGATGTTGTGACGCCGAATGAAGCTGTAGCACGTATTCAATCGCTCGTGTCTCATAGCGAGTATATGATTGCGTTTGATATCCGAGCACTTGATGCGCAGAAGCTGGCAGCTGATTTGCGTCTGAATCCAAATTTTCTTTGCTCAGAGAATGGCGGTCGACAATTTGCCCTGCGTCTCAAGGTGAAAAACACTTCGACGAGAACATTTGAGGCAGAGTTTGTTTGTATTCCATGA
- the mrdA gene encoding penicillin-binding protein 2, translating into MNIFGSSSRYRGMEIDDAVLTITEKDAARLEAPLHRGLARWFRIFFATILVLLGARVFFLNVVRGAYYQDVAVRNSVRNVLLSAPRGLIFDRYGKQLVRNVPSMELIATPADLPKSEEERQALIEHLRSFITFDSDEWAASLQSAAGAFSLPVILKLALTQDESLIFSARSAEFPGVSLERSAVREYQDGLIFSHILGYEGKIRKEELAEHSDYLPIDSIGKQGIEKSYELALRGKRGADRVEVDSRGAIKKELGVFDPEPGNDLILNIDADLQKRLFDSLSATLEKAGLRKGAAVALDPRDGSVLALVSLPSFDNNLFAGGIDSPSYAALIGDDALPLFNRTLAGEYPPGSTIKPFLASAALAEGVVTPDTQIESRGGITVAGFSFGDWKTHGFTDIRHAIAVSSDVYFYSIGGGYGNIRGLGMEKMDEYEQLFGFGSETGIDIPGEKQGFIPTPQWKEEKIGERWYIGDTYHAAIGQGFVLATPMQLVNATAAIANGGTIWKPRVVGQIRSRDGTLQTVAPEVLRRNVVDSSILKIVKEGMRMTVTENVGTAQSLASLPVAVAGKTGTAQFGAEKKTHGWFESFAPYEHPTIALVVLVEGQENEGYFAVPVTKDVLSWYFTEGNGKEEVKK; encoded by the coding sequence ATGAATATTTTTGGATCTTCTTCGCGATATCGCGGGATGGAAATCGATGACGCGGTACTCACGATAACAGAAAAAGATGCGGCGCGACTGGAAGCTCCTCTTCATCGCGGATTGGCACGGTGGTTTCGGATTTTTTTCGCTACTATCCTTGTTCTTCTTGGTGCGCGGGTTTTCTTTCTCAATGTCGTGAGAGGTGCCTACTATCAAGATGTTGCCGTGCGAAATAGTGTACGCAATGTGCTCCTCTCCGCACCGCGCGGACTCATCTTCGATCGGTATGGGAAGCAATTGGTGCGAAATGTGCCGAGTATGGAGCTTATTGCGACGCCGGCAGATCTCCCGAAGTCCGAAGAGGAGCGTCAGGCACTTATCGAACATTTGCGGAGCTTTATTACATTTGATTCAGATGAATGGGCAGCATCTCTTCAATCTGCTGCTGGCGCATTCTCGTTGCCCGTAATCTTGAAGCTTGCACTGACACAAGATGAATCGCTTATTTTCTCGGCGCGTTCCGCGGAATTTCCCGGCGTGTCGCTTGAGCGCTCGGCTGTTCGCGAGTATCAGGATGGTTTGATTTTTTCGCATATCCTTGGATACGAAGGAAAGATTCGCAAAGAAGAGCTCGCTGAGCATTCAGACTATTTACCAATCGATTCTATCGGAAAGCAGGGTATTGAGAAAAGTTATGAGTTGGCACTTCGCGGGAAGCGCGGTGCCGATCGGGTGGAAGTGGATTCGCGAGGCGCTATCAAGAAAGAGCTTGGCGTTTTTGATCCCGAACCGGGGAATGATCTCATTCTCAATATTGATGCGGATTTGCAAAAGAGGCTCTTTGATAGCCTGAGTGCGACGCTCGAGAAGGCGGGACTTCGGAAGGGGGCGGCGGTTGCTCTTGATCCACGTGACGGAAGTGTCTTGGCACTCGTCAGTCTTCCATCTTTCGACAACAATCTTTTTGCAGGGGGCATCGATTCTCCGAGCTACGCAGCGTTGATTGGCGATGATGCCCTCCCACTCTTTAATCGCACACTTGCAGGTGAATATCCGCCTGGGTCGACGATTAAGCCTTTCTTGGCAAGTGCTGCACTCGCTGAGGGAGTTGTCACACCGGATACGCAAATAGAGAGTCGAGGAGGAATCACGGTTGCGGGGTTTTCATTTGGCGATTGGAAGACACACGGGTTTACTGATATTCGTCATGCGATTGCAGTGTCGAGCGATGTGTATTTCTATAGTATTGGTGGCGGGTATGGGAATATTCGTGGACTTGGTATGGAGAAGATGGACGAATACGAACAATTGTTTGGATTTGGATCGGAGACAGGTATTGACATTCCTGGTGAAAAGCAGGGGTTTATTCCGACGCCTCAGTGGAAAGAAGAGAAAATTGGCGAGCGATGGTATATTGGTGATACGTATCACGCAGCAATTGGGCAGGGATTTGTTTTGGCAACGCCGATGCAATTGGTAAATGCAACGGCAGCTATTGCCAATGGTGGAACGATTTGGAAACCGAGAGTAGTGGGGCAAATTCGTTCTCGTGATGGAACCCTGCAGACAGTGGCACCAGAAGTGCTGCGTCGGAACGTCGTAGATTCATCGATTTTGAAGATTGTGAAAGAAGGTATGCGTATGACGGTGACGGAGAACGTTGGAACAGCGCAATCACTTGCGAGCCTCCCGGTTGCTGTTGCAGGGAAGACAGGGACGGCTCAGTTTGGCGCCGAAAAGAAGACTCATGGCTGGTTTGAATCATTCGCCCCCTATGAACATCCGACCATTGCTCTTGTCGTGCTGGTTGAGGGGCAAGAGAATGAGGGGTACTTTGCTGTTCCTGTGACAAAGGACGTGCTCTCCTGGTATTTCACGGAAGGAAACGGGAAGGAAGAGGTGAAGAAGTGA
- a CDS encoding glycosyltransferase family 4 protein, which translates to MRVGINASFLRKPDTGIGQVTLNFLRKVSESSHVEFILYLEEDLPNGLNIPKHFRKQVLLPLWKRDDVVRKLWWERCLVPKQAKRDGCDVFISLYQSASVMPKSIRHIMLVHDIIPKLFPKYLNNWRKKLHWKSVERGICHADKIYAVSSRTEKDLIRHLGISPSSISVNRIDVDPIFKRVVTSERSAEVMQKYHLSPGYLYNGGGLEVRKNAEGVLRAYRALLDREKSDHLAPATPPLVISGKLLPQLAPLVTDIEQMVKDFDLTPYVRILDAVPQRDLPALYAGARLFLYPSHYEGFGLPVLEAMSIGTPVVTSKVSSLPEVGKDAVLYCRPDSVDDIAATIRNALARRDLRDMLSRRGKERSMLFSWNEFSKKLLRSAIGEV; encoded by the coding sequence ATGCGTGTCGGTATCAATGCGTCATTTCTACGGAAACCTGATACGGGAATTGGGCAGGTGACGTTGAATTTTTTGCGGAAAGTCTCCGAGAGTTCTCATGTGGAATTTATTTTGTATCTCGAAGAGGATCTCCCAAATGGGCTGAATATCCCGAAGCATTTTCGCAAGCAAGTATTACTGCCATTGTGGAAGCGCGATGATGTCGTGCGGAAATTGTGGTGGGAGCGGTGTCTTGTGCCGAAGCAGGCGAAGCGCGATGGCTGTGATGTTTTTATCAGTCTCTATCAGTCAGCGAGCGTGATGCCGAAGAGTATCCGGCACATAATGCTCGTACATGATATTATTCCAAAACTTTTTCCGAAGTATCTCAACAATTGGCGTAAGAAACTGCACTGGAAATCAGTTGAGCGCGGTATCTGCCATGCGGATAAGATTTATGCAGTGTCGTCGCGGACAGAGAAAGATTTGATACGACATCTGGGTATTTCGCCATCATCTATCTCGGTCAACCGCATCGATGTCGACCCGATCTTCAAGCGAGTGGTGACATCGGAGCGAAGTGCGGAAGTGATGCAGAAGTATCATCTTTCACCCGGCTATCTCTACAACGGAGGCGGACTCGAAGTGCGCAAGAATGCCGAAGGAGTCCTTCGCGCTTATCGCGCATTGCTTGATCGGGAGAAGTCTGATCATTTGGCACCGGCGACACCGCCGCTTGTTATTTCCGGAAAGCTCTTGCCTCAACTCGCGCCGCTTGTCACGGATATTGAGCAAATGGTAAAGGATTTTGATCTCACGCCGTATGTTCGCATTCTTGACGCGGTTCCGCAGAGGGATTTGCCGGCGCTCTATGCGGGGGCACGACTCTTTCTCTATCCATCGCATTATGAGGGATTTGGACTCCCAGTGCTCGAGGCGATGAGTATTGGGACGCCGGTTGTGACGTCGAAAGTCTCTTCGCTTCCCGAGGTAGGGAAAGACGCTGTGCTCTACTGTCGACCGGACAGTGTAGATGATATTGCGGCGACCATTCGCAATGCGCTTGCTCGTCGAGATCTCCGCGATATGTTGTCCAGGCGTGGGAAGGAACGCTCGATGCTCTTCTCGTGGAATGAGTTTTCCAAGAAGCTTCTGCGTTCTGCTATCGGAGAAGTGTGA
- a CDS encoding O-antigen ligase family protein, whose translation MIRITEGALFLGAFSLSLFFLFLGNSAIFPLDMADFTFFVMIAFFFALYRPGWAFLVFLSLLPFEMINLSPEALAFSLRPYQLLGGVLLLSMLARFIVHRLPFPVMRFRWFDIVPIVFGLGGFLAIGFASDALSTTKQAVIALSFVALYFLSRQFLGEARDVRRVMPFLVLSSVCTMLFALWQSVQFTAGRISFEVMSGRPNAFFAEPDWLGMFLVLSGSVALGLLFYYLDQHHAKEPIENTPFAESSFLNRSIYALSHYSRTLFLLFVFCFLTLSWLGILLTVARSAWVGFAFSTLLFLKLLLVGGHSWSFRNWRWKLFAQGCVVAAVSFAGALIMVWGFQLTTFDLTNRAGSTTSGQQEITVSCEAPATLPERIENVSELSSYGCRFIRLEEIDAEQSAGRFVSTVSRPDPSIEARRVIGQKTFETLKAHWFFGIGWGNIGSILGMDNRGATLNASNAFLESWLGGGILSAFAFLVLWMLVPIFALRTFFGSGSESNQGVYRAIAVFFLVSWIGFTVFNVFNSGILLGFVWIWLGSIGIIAGKGK comes from the coding sequence ATGATTCGCATTACCGAGGGAGCGCTTTTTCTTGGCGCGTTCTCGCTCTCACTATTTTTCCTCTTCTTGGGAAACTCCGCTATCTTTCCACTTGATATGGCAGATTTCACATTTTTTGTGATGATTGCTTTTTTCTTCGCGCTCTATCGACCAGGATGGGCGTTTTTGGTCTTTCTCTCGCTTCTCCCATTCGAGATGATTAACCTTTCACCGGAAGCGCTTGCATTTTCTCTTCGACCCTACCAGCTTCTTGGTGGCGTTCTCCTTCTCTCGATGTTGGCGCGTTTTATTGTTCATCGTCTTCCGTTTCCCGTCATGCGATTTCGATGGTTCGATATTGTGCCGATCGTATTCGGATTGGGAGGATTCCTCGCGATAGGTTTTGCCTCTGATGCTCTGAGTACCACAAAGCAGGCAGTGATTGCTCTTTCCTTTGTTGCACTCTATTTTTTATCGCGGCAATTTCTGGGAGAGGCGCGTGATGTGCGGCGCGTGATGCCGTTTCTCGTGCTCTCATCAGTGTGTACAATGCTCTTTGCACTCTGGCAGAGTGTTCAGTTTACTGCGGGACGGATTTCATTTGAGGTAATGTCGGGGCGTCCGAATGCGTTTTTTGCTGAACCGGATTGGCTTGGGATGTTTCTGGTGCTGTCGGGGAGTGTCGCGCTTGGTCTCCTCTTTTATTATCTTGACCAACATCACGCTAAAGAGCCTATAGAAAATACCCCGTTTGCGGAGTCGTCATTTCTCAATCGGTCTATTTATGCGCTGAGCCACTATTCACGAACGCTCTTTCTGCTTTTTGTATTTTGTTTTCTCACACTTTCTTGGCTCGGGATTCTCCTTACCGTAGCACGTAGCGCTTGGGTTGGCTTTGCCTTTTCGACACTTCTTTTCTTGAAGCTCCTCTTAGTCGGGGGGCATTCATGGTCTTTTCGTAATTGGCGATGGAAGCTTTTTGCTCAGGGATGCGTTGTCGCTGCAGTATCTTTTGCTGGGGCACTTATCATGGTGTGGGGATTCCAATTGACGACGTTTGATTTGACCAATCGAGCAGGGAGTACCACATCGGGACAACAAGAAATCACCGTATCTTGCGAAGCTCCAGCAACACTGCCAGAGCGCATTGAAAATGTCTCGGAATTATCTTCGTATGGATGCCGGTTTATTCGGTTGGAAGAAATTGATGCAGAACAATCGGCAGGAAGGTTTGTGTCGACTGTTTCTCGTCCTGATCCAAGTATTGAAGCGCGTCGTGTCATTGGACAAAAAACATTCGAAACACTCAAGGCACACTGGTTCTTTGGTATCGGGTGGGGAAATATTGGGAGTATTCTCGGAATGGATAATCGAGGTGCAACACTCAATGCAAGCAATGCCTTCCTTGAGTCATGGCTTGGCGGGGGAATATTGAGCGCATTTGCTTTTCTTGTACTGTGGATGCTCGTTCCGATATTTGCACTCCGAACATTTTTTGGTTCTGGGAGTGAATCCAATCAGGGCGTGTATCGTGCTATTGCTGTGTTTTTTCTTGTCTCCTGGATTGGCTTTACCGTATTCAATGTTTTTAATTCCGGCATATTGCTGGGTTTTGTGTGGATCTGGCTGGGGAGTATCGGGATAATAGCAGGGAAGGGAAAATAG
- the thyA gene encoding thymidylate synthase has translation MRKKHPEYQYLDLLKDILKNGTDKEVFFTPEILEQYKKNGQTPPIIRSIFGYSMRFHVGEYFPLLTTKKVFFRGILHELLWFLRGDTNIKYLVDRDVHIWDEWAWKRYHKLCGEHNLPDMDQDEFVEKIKAESVESPFVKEWGDLIMAYGKMWRRWPASDGRKIDQLGWLIEGLREKPFRKSYVVSAWNPDFIYAMASPGNANEVPPFCHTTFQFAVTGDGVLNLGLYQRSADTFLGLPFNIASYALLLRMVAQVTGLKAGDFVHNIGDAHIYSNHFNQVREQLSRDPRLFPTLNLNGEREEIDDFVFEDFTLEGYDPYPAIRAEIANIGGFEKK, from the coding sequence ATGCGGAAGAAGCATCCGGAATATCAGTATCTCGATTTATTGAAAGATATTTTGAAGAACGGAACGGATAAAGAGGTCTTTTTTACCCCGGAAATTCTTGAACAATATAAGAAGAATGGACAAACTCCCCCGATTATTCGATCGATATTTGGATACTCGATGCGTTTCCATGTTGGAGAATACTTTCCTTTGCTAACGACAAAGAAGGTGTTCTTTCGAGGAATTCTGCATGAACTTCTTTGGTTCTTGCGTGGTGATACAAATATTAAATATCTCGTTGATCGAGATGTCCATATTTGGGACGAATGGGCATGGAAGCGATATCATAAGCTATGTGGTGAACACAACTTGCCTGATATGGATCAGGATGAATTTGTCGAGAAAATAAAAGCTGAATCTGTAGAAAGTCCCTTTGTAAAGGAATGGGGGGATCTTATTATGGCGTATGGAAAAATGTGGCGTCGATGGCCTGCAAGTGATGGACGCAAGATTGATCAATTGGGATGGCTCATTGAAGGACTGAGGGAAAAACCGTTTCGAAAATCATATGTTGTGTCAGCATGGAATCCGGATTTTATTTATGCAATGGCATCTCCTGGAAATGCTAATGAAGTACCTCCATTTTGTCACACGACGTTTCAATTTGCTGTTACTGGTGATGGAGTTTTGAATCTAGGATTGTATCAGAGAAGTGCCGATACATTTCTCGGTCTCCCGTTTAATATTGCGAGTTATGCACTCTTGCTTCGGATGGTGGCACAGGTGACGGGATTGAAAGCGGGTGATTTTGTGCACAATATCGGGGATGCACATATTTATAGCAACCACTTTAACCAAGTTCGTGAACAGCTTTCTCGAGATCCGCGATTATTCCCGACATTGAATCTAAATGGGGAAAGAGAAGAGATTGATGATTTCGTGTTTGAAGACTTTACGCTTGAAGGATATGACCCATATCCGGCTATTCGTGCTGAGATTGCTAATATAGGTGGATTTGAGAAAAAATAG
- the dcd gene encoding dCTP deaminase has product MSLIETTMYLSDRDIVGAVELGNIVLKDFDRNRIQPASYDVLLGNRFVVTDQHTTEFIDPSRGLFANTHEVEVKDSEYFVLHPRTTVLGMVRDFVGSKKYLIQLSGKSSLARIGLVVHNTAGIVNPGHFLNITLELSNLNIVPIVLRPGMPIAQLTFSELSSPVSTDYEKIGRFNGDNWEKNFALPKKMKKTGLKKKISKK; this is encoded by the coding sequence TTGTCATTGATTGAAACGACTATGTATCTTTCTGATCGGGATATCGTGGGAGCAGTTGAATTGGGAAACATTGTCTTGAAGGATTTTGATCGGAATCGCATTCAGCCAGCAAGCTATGATGTGCTTCTTGGAAATCGGTTTGTTGTGACAGATCAACATACAACCGAGTTTATCGATCCGAGTAGGGGGCTTTTTGCGAATACGCATGAGGTGGAAGTGAAGGACAGTGAATATTTTGTACTTCATCCGCGGACGACCGTTTTGGGAATGGTGCGCGATTTCGTCGGGTCGAAGAAATATCTCATTCAGCTTTCGGGAAAGAGTAGTCTCGCGCGCATCGGGCTCGTGGTTCATAACACGGCGGGTATCGTGAATCCCGGGCATTTTCTGAATATCACGCTCGAGTTGTCTAATCTGAACATTGTCCCCATAGTGCTTCGTCCTGGTATGCCAATCGCACAACTCACCTTCTCCGAACTCTCGTCGCCAGTTTCCACGGATTATGAAAAAATTGGGCGTTTCAATGGTGATAACTGGGAGAAAAATTTCGCTCTTCCAAAGAAAATGAAGAAGACCGGACTGAAAAAGAAGATTTCTAAAAAGTAA
- a CDS encoding CYTH domain-containing protein: MAHFEIEIKSLLGKEENADSLKEKLQQLPEPAHLIRTSSQLNHYFLVGNWETFLSEMGAHFSEKSLDHLRHVIREGKNHSVRTRQSDGKVLLVVKASIDDTTSSNGISRMEFEEEVSKLSLDELDVILLKSGFEYQAKWSRDREEYKTGNISVCLDRNAGYGYVAEFEKIVGEAHEAEGAKRELLEFMEKLGIEELPQDRLERMFAHYNAHWSEYYGTEKIFVID; encoded by the coding sequence ATGGCACATTTTGAGATAGAGATTAAGAGTCTTTTGGGAAAGGAAGAGAATGCGGATTCTTTGAAGGAAAAATTGCAACAGCTGCCAGAGCCAGCGCATCTCATTCGAACAAGCTCGCAACTGAATCATTACTTTCTTGTTGGGAATTGGGAAACGTTTCTTTCTGAAATGGGCGCACACTTCTCTGAAAAATCCTTGGATCATTTGCGTCATGTGATTAGAGAAGGGAAAAATCATTCAGTGCGGACGCGACAGTCTGATGGAAAAGTGCTTCTGGTGGTGAAAGCATCTATTGATGATACGACAAGCTCGAATGGGATTTCTCGTATGGAATTTGAGGAAGAGGTTTCAAAACTCTCGCTCGACGAACTCGATGTTATCCTTCTGAAATCGGGATTCGAGTATCAGGCGAAGTGGTCGCGCGACCGGGAGGAATACAAAACAGGAAATATTTCTGTCTGTCTCGACCGAAATGCTGGGTACGGATATGTGGCAGAGTTTGAGAAGATAGTAGGCGAAGCACATGAGGCGGAAGGAGCAAAACGAGAACTTTTGGAATTTATGGAAAAACTCGGCATTGAAGAATTGCCACAGGATCGCTTAGAGCGAATGTTTGCGCACTATAACGCACACTGGTCGGAATATTACGGAACCGAAAAAATATTTGTCATTGATTGA
- the greA gene encoding transcription elongation factor GreA, which translates to MAKILTKDGLKKLQEELEERKVAMRQRIAASIKEAKEQGDLSENAEYSEAKQEQAENESRIAELESSLKDAVVARHNSQTSGVQIGSVVKTLLRGKEMAFTIVGSNEVDPSAGKISHESPLGKAFLNKEKGARISVETPAGSMDYEILDVA; encoded by the coding sequence ATGGCGAAAATATTGACGAAAGATGGACTGAAAAAGCTTCAGGAAGAATTGGAGGAACGCAAGGTGGCGATGCGCCAGCGAATTGCTGCTTCGATAAAAGAAGCGAAGGAGCAGGGCGATCTTTCTGAAAATGCGGAGTACAGCGAGGCGAAACAGGAACAAGCTGAGAATGAGTCTCGTATAGCTGAACTCGAATCGTCTCTCAAAGATGCTGTTGTAGCGCGTCACAATAGTCAGACTTCTGGTGTGCAGATTGGGTCTGTTGTGAAGACACTCTTGCGTGGCAAGGAAATGGCATTCACGATTGTGGGATCGAATGAAGTTGATCCATCTGCCGGGAAAATTTCACATGAATCTCCTCTCGGAAAAGCGTTCCTCAATAAGGAAAAAGGCGCTCGTATTTCTGTGGAAACCCCTGCCGGGAGTATGGACTACGAAATTCTTGATGTTGCTTAG
- a CDS encoding dihydrofolate reductase, with product MNKGKISVIVAIGEGNRVIGDRGKLPWNIPEDLKRFRAITTGHPIIMGRNTFLSIGRALPGRTNIVLSDTPWEDAPEDILLVYSLEEAIEKARSTSGSDEIFVIGGGMVYRTALPYADRLYLTLIRGSFSGDAFFPEYETAFSEVVSREERESEGYRYEFLVLERK from the coding sequence ATGAATAAGGGAAAAATTAGCGTCATCGTTGCAATCGGTGAGGGGAATCGGGTGATTGGAGACAGAGGGAAATTGCCATGGAATATTCCGGAAGATTTGAAGCGATTCCGGGCGATTACAACAGGGCATCCGATTATCATGGGGAGGAATACCTTTCTCTCCATTGGTCGGGCTCTTCCTGGGCGGACGAATATTGTGCTTTCGGATACACCTTGGGAAGATGCGCCAGAAGATATTCTTCTTGTGTATTCACTAGAGGAGGCAATAGAAAAAGCGCGGAGTACTTCGGGGAGTGATGAGATATTTGTTATCGGTGGAGGCATGGTATATAGGACAGCGCTTCCGTATGCAGATCGACTCTACCTCACACTTATTCGAGGAAGTTTTTCCGGCGATGCGTTTTTCCCGGAGTATGAGACGGCCTTTTCGGAAGTAGTGAGTCGAGAGGAGCGGGAATCAGAGGGATATCGGTATGAGTTTCTTGTTTTGGAGCGAAAATGA